AAGAGGAAGAGGAGGAAAAGGCCGAAGCCAAAATGAACGAGGCGATGGAGCCGGTCGAGCCGGTCCGGGGTCCAGAGACCCCCTCGTCGGAGTCGGCGCCCTCCGTCGGTCTCGGGGAGGGAGCCGAGGGGGCGCCGGCCGAGCTGGAAGCCCCCGAACGCGGGGCCCCGGAAACGGAGCACCGCGAGCCCGCCCGCCCGAGGCCGCGCAAGTCCGGCAACAAGTCCATCGAGGATTTGCTTCAGGAGGGCCAGGAGATCATGGTCCAGGTGACCAAAGAACCGATGGGGACCAAGGGGCCCCGGGTGACCATGTATGTCTCCCTGCCGGGGCGCTACCTCGTCTTCATGCCCAACGTGAACCACGTGGGCGTTTCGCGGCGCATCGGCCGGGACGAGGAACGCGGGAGGCTCAAGGACCTGATTTACCGGCTGCGAAAACCCGGAACCGGTTACATCGTGCGCACGGTCACCGAGGGCATGACGGAGGAGGAGGTCCGAGCCGATATGGCCTTCCTGGATCTCGTCTGGAAAAACCTCCTGAAGAAAAAGGAGACGCTCTCGGCCCCGGCCATCCTCCACAACGACCTCGACCTGGTGTTTCGGACGATCCGCGATCTCTTCACCCCCAAAGTGGATCGATTGATCGTAGATGCCAAGTCGGAATACGACCGGATCAAGGAGTTCGTCAACACCTTCATGCCGGCGCTGAGCTCGCGCGTCGAGCTGTACGACCGGGAAGAGCCCCTGTTCGAGAACCTGGAGATCGAACTTGAAATCTCCAAGGCACTCGGCCGGAAGGTGTGGCTCAAGTCCGGCGGTTATATCGTGATCGACCATACCGAGGCCCTCAAGGTGATCGACGTGAACACCGGACGCTTCGTGGGCAAACGGCACCTGGAAGACACCATTTTAAAGACCAATCTGGAGGCGGTAAAGGAAATCGCCTATCAGCTGCGGCTACGGAACATCGGCGGGATCATCGTGATCGACTTCATCGACATGGAACGGGAACGGAACCGGGACAAGGTCTATAACGCGCTGCAGGAGGCCCTGAGCAAGGACCGGGCGAAGAGCCGAATTCTACGCATCTCCGAGCTCGGCCTGGTCGAGATGTCGCGCGAGCGCACGCGGGAGGATCTGCTGCGCATCATGTGCGAGCCCTGCAGCTATTGCGAGGGCCGCGGCTACACCAAATCACCCGTCACGGTTTGCCACGAGCTGTTTCGCGAGATCCGAAAGATCGGGATCTCGCCCAAGCACAAAAAGATCATCATCGGGGTCCATCCGGACGTGGCCAACCGTCTCTACGACGAGGAGCGCAAGAGCATCGAGGAATTGGAGCTGGAGTTTCACAAGAAGGTGATCATCAAGGCCGATTCGAACCTGCACATCGAACAGTACGACATTACGCCACTGTGACGCTGTAGAGACCGTGTCCTCGACCTTCCTCATCTGGATTCATCTCGTCGCCGCCATCACCTGGATCGGCGGCATGCTCTTTCACCGGCTGGTCTTGAACCCCGCCCTCGCGCGCCTGTCCGCGCCGGCCAAAGGACCTGAGCTGCTCCCCGGAATCCTCGCCCGGATTGAATCCCGCTATAAAAGCCTTCGGTGGCTCAGCCTGGCAACGCTCCTTGTGACCGGGATCGTCCTACTGCTCCATGAGGGCGGCTCGGCACGACTGGAATCCACCTGGGGCGCGTGGCTCATGCTCAAGCTTTTCTTCGTGCTCCTCGTCATCGGCCTCACCGCGATACTCGACGTCGGGATGGCGCCCGTTCCCTCCAATCCCGCCGCGCCTCAGGCGGCGCCGCCCGCCCGATCCGCGGCCATCCTTGCCGATACCATCCTCGCCCTCGGCCTCGTCATCGTCTTCATCGCGGCTTATCTTGTGCAGTCGTAGCGATCATCATTTCCTCTTTAAACGGCGCTTTTCGTCGGCAAAAAAGACCTTTTAAGAGCTCAACTGGGCGTCTATATTTAAAAAAATCTTTTTCAATCAAACCGTTCTTTAGGTCCGACCCCAACCTGCATTGCAAAGAGAAATGGAAAGACCGTGCATACGTAGATACCATCGATCTCGGCGCGCCTATCTACGACGTCATGGTTTAGGTAAATCAAGATCAGAACCGGATGTATTGCTTAGTTTTATTTTATATGAAAGCAGCCATGTGATAACCAAACAAATAGATAAAATTAATATTCCCACGATTATGATATTTCGGTGATCTACATTTGTTCTAATGACAAAACCCAGAAAGACATAAGATATAAGATTCTTCATAATATGGGCAGATATAGAAGGAACCAGTGATTTGGATCTTTCATATAAATAAGCGAATAAACAACCTGCAGCAAAAGTTCCTAAGGAAGCACCTCCATGAGATAGCATAAACAGAGCGGAACTCATTAGATTAGCGATGGGTGCATTAAATGTTTTCCTTAAAACACTATAGAATATTCCTCGATAATAGATTTCCTCCAATGCATTTCCAAAGAGTAACATCAGGAAAAGGAGTAAAACTGATATTGACAAGCCCCAAAATGATAGATTCTCCTCTATCGCATTGACCGATCCTTTCACCTCCGCTAAACTTCGACCTATCATTTCTGAAACTGTCTGGTCTGGCAAAAGATACAAAAGCAAAAAAAGAGGGAGATAGAGAGCAAAGATCCATTTAGATCCCAAACAGATATTACCCGTCCATTGACACTTCGAAATACCCATAACCGTTAAGGGTTGCCGCAACCTGAAGTGGAAAAATAACCAAACCACAGTGAGCATTATTGGTCCATAGAATAAATGCAATGCCGTAAACATCAGAAAGTTATCTTGTAAAAAGGATGCAGCTTTTTGAAGTAGCAACACAGCAACTTGCCCTATCATCAGGACGACAGCCGCATCTATAACGGTCCACTTTTGCTGTACGAAAAAAACAGGAATGATCGCATTCTTACGTACGATTAAGCTAGAAATCGCACATATAGTTAAAAGAACAACGACGTATGTAATGATCCAAAAGTTTGGTTCTACGATATTTCGAATAATATGCACCTTAATAGGCCCCTTAACGGTTTAATCCGGGTCGGACCTAAAGGACTCATTATTTATCCTCAGTATTCCTTCCAATAAATACGATTATTTTTCCTTAGAAGGCCCTTTTTGCCGTCAAAAGATGTCATATAAGGAGTGGTCCCATGATTCAATCGAAATCCAGGTGAAGAAGAACGGGGTGAGAGGGGAGATAGCGGAGAATGCGTTGAAACCGTCGGTCCATCAGGGTCCCCCAAGGCTTCAAGACCCCCTCTTCCCGTTCCTATATTATAACGGAGCGGAGGAAGGCGAGGAGGCTCAGACACAAGGGCAATGTATAGATGACTCGGTGGGATCTGTCAATAAAAATATTGAACGGGATTTGGATAAATGTTTATATCGGTCTATTTTGAAGCAGGATAGCCTTCAGCCCGCCTTCACGGCCTCGGGAGCCTCGGCTCTTTCTTTGACTTCTTCGAGAAGATGTTTGTGAGAAGAAGAACCGACGATCTCCTTGATCTGCGCCAGATCGGCCGGCTGGTAGGGGAGGATGAATTTTTCTTTCATCTGGAGGATCCGGAGCAACGACTGCTCGATCCGGGCCTCGCTGATCTTCTTGTGCTTGACGGCATTCGCCACGGCCTCCAGCGCTTCTCGTTGCTTGTCCTCGTCGCGGCAGAACAGTATCAGGTCCGCCCCGGCCTCGATCGCCTTCACGGCCGCTTCGCCCGGTCCATGCCGATCCGAGATCGCGGCCATCTCGAGGTCGTCCGTGACCACGACGCCCTTGAATCCCATGGCTTCGCGGAGCAGGCCGGTGATGATCTTTTTGGAAAGCGTGGCCGGCTCGTCCGGGTCCAGCTTGGGATAGAGCACGTGCGCCGTCATGATCGAGGCCAGTCCGTTCGGAATGATGTGGAGGAAGGGCCGGAGCTCCACCTCGCGAAGCCGTTGAAGGTCGTGCGGGACGCGGGGCAGTTCCTTGTGCGAATCGGCGGCGGTGTCCCCGTGCCCCGGGAAATGTTTTCCGCAGGCGATCACGCGGTTGTCCTGAAGCCCGGCCATCGTCGTCAAGCCCATCGAGCTGACCAGCGTGGGGCTGGCGCCGAAGGCGCGGTCTCCGATCACGGGATTGGCCGGATTGGTGTTCACGTCGAGTACCGGGGCCATGTTCATGTTGATCCCGACCGCCCGCAGCTCCCGCGCGGTCGCCTGGGCCACGCGGTAGACCAGCTCCGTCGAGTGGCAAGCCGCCAGTTGGGCGCCGCCGGGAAAAACCGTGAATCCTTTCGGGAGCCGCGAGACGCGCCCCCCTTCCTGATCGATGGAAACCAGCATGGGCATCTTGGGCGCTTGGGCCTGGAGGGCGTTGCACAGCCTGGCGGCCTGAGAGGGCGACTGGAGGTTTCGTGCAAACAGGATCACACCGCCGATCTGAAATTCCCTGATCAGACGAACGACGGCCTTGGAGGGGCTGCGGCCCTCGAAGCCCAACATGAAGAGCTGCCCGATTTTTTCCTTGAGCGTCATGTCTTGTCCCGTGTGGAGTCCGTCAGCCACTGCACCAGAAGCCGCACGCCGACCCCCGTCGCCCCCTTGGGCGCGTAAGGACGGGGTTCGTCGTTCCAGGACGTGCCGGCGATGTCGAGATGGGCCCAGGGATAGCCGTCGACGAATTTCTGGAGGAAGGCCGCCGCCGTGATGGCCCCGGCCCCGCGCCCGCCCACGTTTTTCATGTCCGCCACGTCGCTCTTGATCTGATCCTGGTATTCATCCCACAGGGGCAATTCCCAGACCCGTTCGCCGCAACGTTCGCCGGCCCGCTTGAGCCGCTCGATCAATTTGGGGTTCGTTCCCATCACACCCGTCGCGCGATTCCCCAGGGCGATGACGCAGGCCCCGGTCAGTGTGGCCAGGTCGACCACGGCGGACGGTTTGTAGCGCGCGGCGTAGGAGAGGGCGTCGGCCAGGATCATACGCCCTTCCGCGTCGGTATTGATCACCTCGATCGTTTTCCCCGACATGGCCCGCACCACATCGCCGGGCTTGACGGCCGTCCCGGAGGGCATGTTCTCCGTTGCGGGAAGCAGGCCGACCACCGAGACGGGAAGCTTGAGTTGAGCCAGGGCCTTCAACGTACCCAGCACGGTGGCCCCGCCGGACATGTCCGTCTTCATCTGCTCCATTTTCTCGGCCGGCTTGATCGAGATCCCCCCGGAATCGAAGGTGATGGACTTTCCGACGATCACGACCGGCGCGTCCTTCTTCTTCCCCCCGTGGTATTCCAGGATGATGAACTTGGGCGGCTCAAGACTGCCCTTCGCGACGCCGAGGAAGGCGCCCATGCCCAGCGATTCGGCCTCGTCCTTCTCGATCACGCGGCAGATCAAGCCGAACTCCTTCGCGATCGTTTTCGCCTCCTCCGCAAGGCGGGTCGGGGTCACCACGTTGGACGGATGGTTGCACAGGTCCCGCACGAAATTAGTGGCCTCGGCCAGGACCTGACCCGTGCGGCTGCCGCCGGCCACCTCGGCAATCTTTCCCTCGGCCCGGTCGACGAGGGTGATCTGCTGCACTTCCTTGATCTCCTCGCGCTTCTCGGTGCGATAGGCGTTAAATTGATACAGGCCCAGAAGACATCCTTCCACGATGGCCTGGGCCGAATCAAAGGTCGAGATCTTGTTCTGCCCGCGTCCGTGAAGGGGTGTGGAAAAGGACTTGATCCCGGCGTCGCGAATCTGGCGGCTGGCCGTTCCCATGGCCTGACGGAGCTTCTCCGTGCCGACCTCTTTTTTCTTTCCCAGCCCGACGAGCAGAACCCGCCTGGCCGGAATCTCACCCCGTAGGTGGAGCAGGAGAGTCTGGTTGAGCTTCCCCGTGAATTCCCCCCCGCCGACCAAGGCGCGGATCTGCCCCCCCAGTTTGCGGTCCACGCCGGCGGCCTCCTCCGAAAGGGATTTTTCGCCCTCGAAATGGCTCAGGACGATCGCCTCGGCCGTTTCCTCCTCCATTTTTCCCTTCTTGATCTTGATGTCCATTCCCTCTTGAACTCCTTTCCGGGTCGTTTACAAGCGCCGCACGTCCTCCACGGCCGTCGTCACCACGAAGACTTTGGTGTTGTTTCCCTCCGGGTCCGCCGGCTGCATAAAAAACCCTTTGAGGCTCGGATCGGGCGAGGTGAGGAAACCGTCCTTCCAGGGAAGCTCGCCATCGATGAACCCGCACAGGATCTCTCCGTCCTTGAACCGCACCATGATCCTTTTGCCTTTTCCTTCCATCGCGCCGAAGTACCGCTTCTTTTTATAGTGTTTGTTGCCCGAAAAGGACCGGACGTAGTATATCGCCTTCAGGTCGGAGACCCGCACCTCGATCGGCGGCCGGGACGCTTCCGATTCGAGCTGGAGATGCACCGTCTCGGCCGTCGGTGTGAAGCCGGTGAGCAGGCCCTTGAGCAGTTTCCCGGCCCGCACATGAAGCACCGCCTGTTCGCCGGACGAGGATGACTCGGTCGGATTCTGCATCAAACGCCTCGGGTCTCCGGATGCCAGATGTATTTGTGGATTTGAAGCTGAAGGTGGACCGAAAGGCCGCCCTCAAGGATCCAGTCGGCCAGTGGCCGGGGGTCCAGAACTCCGAACACCGGCGAGAAGAGGACGACGAGTCGGCTTAAGACGGGGTATTTTTCCAGGACCTCCACCGCCCAGTCATAATCGGCCCGGTCCTTGATCACGAACTTGACCTGATCTTGGGGACGGAGCGCCTCGATATTCTCCCAGCGCATGGCGCCGGACATCCCGCTTCCGGGACATTTGATATCCATGATCACGATTGCCCGAGGATCCATCGATCGGATATCGAGGCTTCCGCTGGTTTCGATCAGCACCGTGTGGCCGCCATCCAATAACTTCGTCACCAGCAACGGGGCCTCTTTCTGGAGCAGGGGCTCTCCCCCGGTCAACTCCACCAGCCGGCAGGCCGACGCCTCGACCTGGGCCAGGACGGCCTCCACGGTCATCTCCCGGCCCTCGTGGAAGGCATGGGTCGTATCGCACCAGTCGCAACGAAGGTTGCAACCCGTGGTCCGGATAAAGACACAGGGCTGCCCCGCATAGGTCGATTCGCCCTGGATGCTTTTATAGATTTCATTGATGATCATAACCGACATCTCGGCCCGGGCTCTTCTTTATATATTATATCGTATAAATATCAAGGGGGCGGGACCTGGTCCGGCCGGTCTTTCATACGACGACTCATTATGCCAAGCGGCCCGATACAAATCAAGGGAAAAGCTTCGGGGGAAATCCGGCGTCCAACCCCGATTTACCATTCCAAAACCGGCCAGCCGCGATCCGCGGCCATGCGCCTCATGCGCCGTCCGGGATTCACCACGTGCGGATAACCGACGGCTTCAAAGACGGCCGTATCGGCCGGACTGTCCGCGTACGCGTGGGATTGATCCAGGCGAACGGTCTCCCTTTTGGCCCATGCCTCCAACAACCCGCGTTTGGCCTCTCCGTACGGATGCGGCGGAATCAGCCTCCCGGTCCAACGTCCGTCTCTTTCTTCCAATCGCGAGCCGATGATGGCGTCGATTCCGAGGTCCTCGGCCAGAGGGCGGATCAAGAACTCCGGACAGCCCGTCAGCAACAGAAGACGGTGACCCTGCCGGCGATGATCCTCCAGAACGGCCAGGGCCCCGGGCGACACCGCCGGGCGCACCCAATCGCCCACAAAGGCCACGGCCAGATATTCCATGGCC
This region of Nitrospiria bacterium genomic DNA includes:
- a CDS encoding Rne/Rng family ribonuclease, with protein sequence MANEIIINAAREETRVAVLENGVVTELYIDRRKDQGIVGNVYKGRVVKVLPGMQAAFVDIGQERAAFLYVDDITFSAEDYSRFLEEEEEEKAEAKMNEAMEPVEPVRGPETPSSESAPSVGLGEGAEGAPAELEAPERGAPETEHREPARPRPRKSGNKSIEDLLQEGQEIMVQVTKEPMGTKGPRVTMYVSLPGRYLVFMPNVNHVGVSRRIGRDEERGRLKDLIYRLRKPGTGYIVRTVTEGMTEEEVRADMAFLDLVWKNLLKKKETLSAPAILHNDLDLVFRTIRDLFTPKVDRLIVDAKSEYDRIKEFVNTFMPALSSRVELYDREEPLFENLEIELEISKALGRKVWLKSGGYIVIDHTEALKVIDVNTGRFVGKRHLEDTILKTNLEAVKEIAYQLRLRNIGGIIVIDFIDMERERNRDKVYNALQEALSKDRAKSRILRISELGLVEMSRERTREDLLRIMCEPCSYCEGRGYTKSPVTVCHELFREIRKIGISPKHKKIIIGVHPDVANRLYDEERKSIEELELEFHKKVIIKADSNLHIEQYDITPL
- a CDS encoding CopD family protein → MSSTFLIWIHLVAAITWIGGMLFHRLVLNPALARLSAPAKGPELLPGILARIESRYKSLRWLSLATLLVTGIVLLLHEGGSARLESTWGAWLMLKLFFVLLVIGLTAILDVGMAPVPSNPAAPQAAPPARSAAILADTILALGLVIVFIAAYLVQS
- a CDS encoding CPBP family intramembrane glutamic endopeptidase; the encoded protein is MHIIRNIVEPNFWIITYVVVLLTICAISSLIVRKNAIIPVFFVQQKWTVIDAAVVLMIGQVAVLLLQKAASFLQDNFLMFTALHLFYGPIMLTVVWLFFHFRLRQPLTVMGISKCQWTGNICLGSKWIFALYLPLFLLLYLLPDQTVSEMIGRSLAEVKGSVNAIEENLSFWGLSISVLLLFLMLLFGNALEEIYYRGIFYSVLRKTFNAPIANLMSSALFMLSHGGASLGTFAAGCLFAYLYERSKSLVPSISAHIMKNLISYVFLGFVIRTNVDHRNIIIVGILILSICLVITWLLSYKIKLSNTSGSDLDLPKP
- the nagZ gene encoding beta-N-acetylhexosaminidase, translated to MTLKEKIGQLFMLGFEGRSPSKAVVRLIREFQIGGVILFARNLQSPSQAARLCNALQAQAPKMPMLVSIDQEGGRVSRLPKGFTVFPGGAQLAACHSTELVYRVAQATARELRAVGINMNMAPVLDVNTNPANPVIGDRAFGASPTLVSSMGLTTMAGLQDNRVIACGKHFPGHGDTAADSHKELPRVPHDLQRLREVELRPFLHIIPNGLASIMTAHVLYPKLDPDEPATLSKKIITGLLREAMGFKGVVVTDDLEMAAISDRHGPGEAAVKAIEAGADLILFCRDEDKQREALEAVANAVKHKKISEARIEQSLLRILQMKEKFILPYQPADLAQIKEIVGSSSHKHLLEEVKERAEAPEAVKAG
- a CDS encoding leucyl aminopeptidase, producing the protein MDIKIKKGKMEEETAEAIVLSHFEGEKSLSEEAAGVDRKLGGQIRALVGGGEFTGKLNQTLLLHLRGEIPARRVLLVGLGKKKEVGTEKLRQAMGTASRQIRDAGIKSFSTPLHGRGQNKISTFDSAQAIVEGCLLGLYQFNAYRTEKREEIKEVQQITLVDRAEGKIAEVAGGSRTGQVLAEATNFVRDLCNHPSNVVTPTRLAEEAKTIAKEFGLICRVIEKDEAESLGMGAFLGVAKGSLEPPKFIILEYHGGKKKDAPVVIVGKSITFDSGGISIKPAEKMEQMKTDMSGGATVLGTLKALAQLKLPVSVVGLLPATENMPSGTAVKPGDVVRAMSGKTIEVINTDAEGRMILADALSYAARYKPSAVVDLATLTGACVIALGNRATGVMGTNPKLIERLKRAGERCGERVWELPLWDEYQDQIKSDVADMKNVGGRGAGAITAAAFLQKFVDGYPWAHLDIAGTSWNDEPRPYAPKGATGVGVRLLVQWLTDSTRDKT
- a CDS encoding radical SAM protein, encoding MSVMIINEIYKSIQGESTYAGQPCVFIRTTGCNLRCDWCDTTHAFHEGREMTVEAVLAQVEASACRLVELTGGEPLLQKEAPLLVTKLLDGGHTVLIETSGSLDIRSMDPRAIVIMDIKCPGSGMSGAMRWENIEALRPQDQVKFVIKDRADYDWAVEVLEKYPVLSRLVVLFSPVFGVLDPRPLADWILEGGLSVHLQLQIHKYIWHPETRGV
- a CDS encoding HAD-IB family hydrolase, producing MTVSSKTSLVAAVLDVDHTLVPRTSIERMFVRYLWNHGRLRLQDFLRTIRSLLIDGQGPLSMRIKSNKIYLAGRPVRAMEYLAVAFVGDWVRPAVSPGALAVLEDHRRQGHRLLLLTGCPEFLIRPLAEDLGIDAIIGSRLEERDGRWTGRLIPPHPYGEAKRGLLEAWAKRETVRLDQSHAYADSPADTAVFEAVGYPHVVNPGRRMRRMAADRGWPVLEW